The following proteins are co-located in the Pseudomonas sp. ATCC 13867 genome:
- the gabP gene encoding GABA permease, whose translation MSAPSAKGANGDLVQGFKPRHVTMLSIAGIIGAGLFVGSGHAIAAAGPAAIVAYALSGLLVVLVMRMLGEMAVASPDTGSFSAYADQAIGRWAGFTIGWLYWWFWVLVIPIEAIAAGVILNNWLPQVETWIFALSMTLLLTITNLFSVAKYGEFEFWFAMLKVAAIVLFIGLGAAALLGLLPGREVSGLTRLMGEHGGFMPNGWTAIFSALITTLFSFIGTEAVTIAAAESSDPSRNIAKATRSVIWRISVFYLLSILVIISVVPWNDPRLVEIGSYQRTLELLNIPNAQLLMDLVVLVAVASCLNSSVYIASRMIYSLSRRNDAPAFIQRTSAAGVPRAAVIASTLIGMATTLLNFFAPARLFDFLLASSGSIALLVYLAIAISQLRMRAILRRRNHELVFRMWLFPWLTWLVIGIIGFILTVMFIMPTHRVEVSSTLALTVIIILLSQTGRRTLEHRPDTVLRRRGASGAGG comes from the coding sequence ATGAGTGCACCTAGTGCGAAAGGCGCCAATGGCGATCTGGTGCAGGGCTTCAAGCCCCGCCACGTAACCATGCTTTCCATCGCGGGAATCATCGGCGCGGGGTTGTTCGTCGGCTCCGGCCACGCTATCGCCGCCGCCGGCCCCGCCGCCATCGTGGCCTACGCCCTCTCCGGGCTGCTGGTGGTGCTGGTGATGCGCATGCTCGGCGAGATGGCCGTGGCCAGCCCTGACACCGGCTCCTTCTCCGCGTACGCCGACCAGGCCATCGGCCGCTGGGCCGGCTTCACCATCGGCTGGCTGTACTGGTGGTTCTGGGTGCTGGTCATCCCCATCGAAGCCATCGCCGCCGGGGTCATCCTCAACAACTGGTTGCCGCAGGTCGAGACCTGGATCTTCGCCCTGTCGATGACGCTCCTGCTGACCATCACCAACCTGTTCAGCGTCGCCAAGTACGGCGAGTTCGAGTTCTGGTTCGCCATGCTCAAGGTGGCCGCCATCGTACTGTTCATCGGCCTCGGCGCGGCGGCGCTGCTGGGCCTGCTGCCCGGCCGCGAGGTCAGCGGCCTGACCCGGCTGATGGGCGAGCACGGCGGCTTCATGCCCAACGGCTGGACGGCGATCTTCAGTGCGCTGATCACCACCCTGTTCAGCTTCATCGGTACCGAGGCGGTGACCATCGCCGCCGCCGAATCCAGCGACCCCAGCCGCAACATCGCCAAGGCTACCCGTTCGGTGATCTGGCGCATCAGCGTGTTCTACCTGCTGTCGATCCTGGTGATCATCTCGGTGGTGCCGTGGAACGACCCGCGCCTGGTGGAAATCGGCTCCTACCAGCGCACCCTGGAGCTGCTGAACATCCCCAACGCGCAACTGCTGATGGACCTGGTGGTGCTGGTCGCCGTCGCCAGCTGCCTGAACTCCTCGGTGTACATCGCCTCGCGGATGATCTATTCGCTGAGCCGCCGCAACGACGCGCCGGCCTTCATCCAGCGCACCTCGGCAGCCGGCGTGCCGCGCGCGGCGGTGATCGCCAGCACGCTGATCGGCATGGCCACCACCCTGCTGAACTTCTTCGCCCCGGCGCGCCTGTTCGACTTCCTGCTCGCCAGCTCCGGCTCCATCGCTCTGCTCGTCTACCTCGCCATCGCCATCTCGCAATTGCGCATGCGCGCGATCCTGCGCCGGCGCAACCACGAGCTGGTGTTCCGCATGTGGCTGTTCCCCTGGCTGACCTGGCTGGTGATCGGCATCATCGGCTTCATCCTGACCGTCATGTTCATCATGCCCACGCACCGGGTGGAGGTAAGCTCGACGCTGGCGCTGACAGTGATCATCATCCTGCTCAGCCAGACCGGCCGGCGCACGCTAGAACACAGGCCGGATACGGTGCTGCGCCGCCGCGGCGCCAGCGGCGCGGGCGGGTGA
- a CDS encoding GlxA family transcriptional regulator: MQGRNLRFIAEQQREPTRQARVGFLLLEHFSLPAFTQALDTLVTANLIRAQTFTTQTFSLDGESVTSDLGLVICPGAVLTASQLAELDLLVVCGGLRTQLRATPELTRLLQAAADKGITLAGLWNGAWFLGQAGLLDGYRCAIHPEHRAALAEIARHSEVTSESYQLDRDRLTAASPTGAFNLVLEWINARHGRELVDAIVDILAFEESRFRRTRPALHEKLSEPLREAINLMSANIEEPLSQDQLSLYVGRSKRQIERLFQEQLGTTPVRYYLELRITESRRLLQHSSLPMYEVALACGFVSPSHFSKCYTSFYGYSPSKEVRYGNVKSAK, from the coding sequence ATGCAGGGACGCAACCTGCGCTTCATCGCCGAGCAGCAGAGGGAGCCCACCCGCCAGGCGCGGGTGGGCTTCCTGCTGCTCGAGCATTTCTCCCTGCCGGCCTTCACCCAGGCGCTGGACACCCTGGTCACCGCCAACCTGATCCGTGCCCAGACCTTCACCACCCAGACCTTCAGTCTCGACGGCGAATCGGTCACCAGCGACCTCGGCCTGGTGATCTGCCCCGGCGCGGTGCTGACCGCCTCGCAGTTGGCCGAGCTGGATCTGCTGGTGGTCTGCGGCGGCCTGCGTACCCAACTGCGGGCCACACCCGAGCTGACCCGCCTGCTGCAGGCTGCCGCCGACAAGGGCATTACCCTCGCCGGCCTGTGGAACGGCGCCTGGTTCCTCGGCCAGGCCGGCTTGCTGGACGGCTACCGCTGCGCCATCCACCCCGAACACCGCGCGGCCCTGGCGGAAATCGCCCGGCACAGCGAAGTCACCAGCGAAAGCTACCAGCTCGACCGCGACCGTCTGACCGCCGCCAGCCCCACCGGCGCCTTCAACCTGGTGCTGGAGTGGATCAACGCGCGCCACGGCCGCGAGCTGGTGGATGCCATCGTCGACATCCTCGCCTTCGAGGAGTCGCGCTTCCGCCGCACCCGCCCGGCGCTGCACGAGAAACTCAGCGAGCCGCTGCGCGAAGCGATCAACCTGATGAGCGCGAACATCGAGGAGCCGCTGAGCCAGGACCAGTTGTCGCTCTACGTGGGGCGCTCCAAGCGGCAGATCGAGCGGCTGTTCCAGGAACAACTGGGGACCACGCCGGTGCGCTATTACCTGGAGCTGCGCATCACCGAAAGCCGGCGCCTGCTGCAGCATTCCAGCCTGCCGATGTACGAGGTGGCGCTGGCCTGCGGCTTCGTCTCGCCCAGTCATTTCAGCAAGTGCTACACCTCGTTCTACGGTTACTCGCCGTCCAAGGAAGTGCGCTACGGCAACGTGAAGTCGGCCAAGTGA
- a CDS encoding porin family protein, giving the protein MRAAKVISALFLLSTPALAFADDSGLYVGGGVTRAEIDESRFDDKDDSYKLYAGYRLNNYLAFEGAVVDFGDMSDRDKHFDGQSAQASLRLGFPIGQRIRLFGTAGVHAWHADDDVAGKSEDVDALYGYGAEMDVLGGLGMRLEQETLKVGDIDLDQTTLSAYWRF; this is encoded by the coding sequence ATGCGTGCTGCAAAAGTGATTTCCGCCCTGTTCCTGTTGTCGACCCCGGCGCTGGCGTTCGCGGATGACAGCGGTCTTTATGTCGGTGGTGGTGTCACTCGTGCCGAAATCGACGAGTCCCGGTTCGACGACAAGGACGACAGCTACAAGCTCTATGCGGGGTATCGCCTGAACAACTACCTGGCGTTCGAAGGGGCGGTCGTCGATTTCGGTGACATGAGCGATCGCGACAAGCATTTCGACGGCCAGTCGGCGCAGGCCAGCCTGCGTCTGGGCTTCCCGATCGGCCAGCGCATCCGCCTGTTCGGCACGGCGGGCGTGCACGCCTGGCACGCCGACGACGATGTGGCGGGCAAGTCCGAGGATGTGGATGCCCTCTACGGCTACGGTGCGGAGATGGATGTGCTGGGCGGCCTGGGGATGCGCCTGGAGCAGGAAACCCTGAAGGTCGGCGACATCGATCTCGACCAGACCACCCTGTCGGCCTACTGGCGGTTCTGA
- a CDS encoding amidase, producing MIEVTEVSIAQLREALESGRTTAVELVKAYLARIDAYDGPTRLNAVVVRNTEALKEAQASDERRARGETLGPLDGIPYTAKDSYLVKGLTAASGSPAFKDLVAYRDAFTVERLRAGGAICLGKTNMPPMANGGMQRGVYGRAESPYNRKFLTAPFASGSSNGAGTATAASFSAFGLAEETWSSGRGPASNNGLCAYTPSRGVISVRGNWPLTPTMDVVVPYARTMADLLEVLDVVVAEDTDTRGDLWRLQPWVPIPAVAEVRPASYLDLASGPEAFKGKRLGVPRMFINKDELAGTSEKPGIGGPTGQRINTRASVIDLWEQARKALEAAGAEVIEVDFPLVSNCEGDRPGAPTVFNRGIVSEQFLHDELWELSGWGFDDFLRANGDPKLNRLADVDGPQIFPHDPGTLPNREGDLCAGMDEYVNMAKRGLKTWDQIETLPDGLRGLEKTRKLDLEDWMDELKLDAVLFPTVADVGPADADVNPESADIAWSNGIWVANGNLAIRHLGVPTVTVPMGVMADIGMPVGLTFAGRAYDDSALLRFAAAFEATGSKRLVPPSTPPLG from the coding sequence ATGATCGAGGTAACCGAAGTTTCCATTGCGCAGCTGCGTGAAGCCCTGGAGTCGGGCCGCACCACCGCGGTCGAACTGGTCAAGGCCTACCTCGCGCGCATCGATGCCTACGATGGCCCGACCCGGCTCAATGCCGTGGTCGTGCGCAACACCGAGGCCCTGAAGGAAGCCCAAGCCTCCGACGAGCGCCGCGCCCGCGGCGAGACCCTCGGCCCGCTGGATGGCATTCCCTACACCGCCAAGGACAGCTACCTGGTCAAGGGCCTGACTGCCGCCTCCGGCAGCCCGGCCTTCAAGGACCTGGTCGCCTACCGCGATGCCTTCACCGTCGAGCGCCTGCGCGCCGGCGGCGCCATCTGCCTGGGCAAGACCAACATGCCGCCCATGGCCAACGGTGGCATGCAGCGCGGCGTCTACGGCCGTGCGGAAAGCCCGTACAACCGCAAGTTCCTCACCGCGCCCTTCGCCTCGGGGTCGTCCAATGGCGCCGGCACCGCGACCGCCGCGAGCTTCTCGGCCTTCGGCCTGGCGGAAGAGACCTGGTCCAGCGGTCGTGGCCCGGCCTCGAACAACGGCCTGTGCGCCTACACCCCCTCCCGTGGCGTGATCTCGGTGCGCGGCAACTGGCCGCTGACTCCGACGATGGACGTGGTGGTGCCCTACGCGCGCACGATGGCCGACCTGCTGGAAGTGCTCGACGTGGTGGTGGCCGAAGATACCGACACGCGTGGCGACCTGTGGCGCCTGCAACCGTGGGTGCCGATCCCCGCCGTCGCCGAGGTGCGTCCGGCGTCCTACCTGGACCTCGCCTCCGGCCCTGAAGCCTTCAAGGGCAAGCGCCTGGGCGTGCCGCGCATGTTCATCAACAAGGACGAGCTGGCCGGTACCAGCGAGAAGCCGGGCATCGGCGGCCCGACCGGCCAGCGCATCAATACCCGCGCTTCGGTCATCGATCTCTGGGAACAGGCCCGCAAGGCCCTGGAAGCGGCCGGCGCCGAAGTCATCGAAGTGGACTTCCCGCTGGTCTCCAACTGCGAGGGCGACCGTCCGGGGGCGCCGACCGTGTTCAACCGCGGCATCGTTTCCGAGCAGTTCCTGCATGACGAGCTGTGGGAGTTGTCCGGCTGGGGCTTCGACGACTTCCTGCGCGCCAACGGCGATCCGAAGCTGAACAGGCTGGCCGACGTCGACGGCCCGCAGATCTTCCCCCACGATCCGGGCACCTTGCCGAACCGCGAGGGCGACCTCTGCGCCGGCATGGACGAGTACGTGAACATGGCCAAGCGCGGCCTGAAAACCTGGGACCAGATCGAGACCCTGCCCGACGGCCTGCGCGGTCTGGAGAAGACCCGCAAGCTCGACCTGGAAGACTGGATGGACGAGCTGAAGCTCGACGCCGTGCTGTTCCCCACCGTGGCCGACGTCGGTCCGGCGGATGCCGACGTCAACCCGGAATCGGCCGACATCGCCTGGAGCAACGGCATCTGGGTCGCCAACGGCAACCTGGCGATCCGTCACCTGGGCGTGCCGACCGTCACCGTGCCGATGGGCGTGATGGCCGATATCGGCATGCCGGTGGGGCTGACCTTCGCCGGCCGCGCCTATGACGACTCCGCGCTGCTGCGCTTCGCAGCGGCCTTCGAGGCCACCGGCTCCAAGCGCCTGGTGCCGCCGAGCACGCCGCCGCTGGGCTGA